GTACATTTGGGAGTCAGTACATCAGAAGAAAAGTGGCAATTCTATTTATAGAATGTCATTGTAGGCCGATTGAAGAATAATCCCAATAATAATGGCTTGAGAATACTTCTATATTGTATTGAATGGAGTAGATAAACAGTACTTACTGGTTTCTTTCCCACAATGAGCTTTTCCACTTTCTGCACCTGCGAGACGTGGTCTTCGTTGGTCTTGAGCTCTCGTTTGCGGATTCTCTCATAGATGCCAACCAGAGTCTCCCGAGGGATATCCTCCCCGTCATCCACACCTGGAACACAGATAAGAAGAGTGAGGAGAGAAAATAATACAACTAGTCCATGTCCTAGGGTGCGTCTTGCACgtagcacattttaaaaatatcggtaaatatattttgttctcAAATAGTGTACCCGtcagttattgtttttttttgtcacctcTTAAATTCTTGATAAAGTCCTCCATCTTCATTTTCCTCTCGGGCTTGACATTGGGgctgtacatgtcagtgttGAGGAGGATGATGGCGAATGCGAGGATGAAGATGGTGTCAGGGTTCCTGAACTGCCGCACCACAGTGGGGTTACAGATGCAGTAGCGCTGGCTGGAGAATATGAGACAGGAGAGCAATATCAACATCTGAAAGTTACAGCCATACTCAGAttacaaaacacatacacattagtGCTCACAGTGAGGAAATACTTTCAACATtgcaagaagaaaacagaagtgGTGACAGAACTGCTTTTCTTTATGTACCAATCATTGTTGAGACAACACATCTGTTAAGAAACCCAGAAGCAAAAATCTAGTTAAGGTCTGCTTAAAATGCTTCTCGTATTATGATCATGAAGCATTATtacatgctgtgtttttatatggATGTGTAAACATCAACCAGTTTTTTCCCTTTGCTATGCGTCATTGTGTTGATCTAACCTGAAGGCTTCGATGAGCCGTTCCACCTTCTGGGCCTCACCCTGAACACGGATGTGGTTCTGAAATTTCCTTAGAGCCTCGTCCAGCTCCATGCTCTGGAAGTCCATTTCATCTACCACACAGCTGGGACGTAATGTGACGGATCAAGACAGAAGAATGAGCACAAAATATACAtcaatacatacaaaacattttcagttcATGGTTAATTCTTGTATATCTTACAGGGCTTAGTCATACTTACTCCAAGACATCTCTGTTAAACTGTTTCTGTCGATTGCCGAGAAATTCCCCAATCATCTGCCTACTCAGCCCCTTCCTCTGCAGCAGGAAGTGAGCAACACCAACTGGTGTGTCAGGGATGAATCCCCTCTCAGTCAGGTACTGGACCCCCTTTTCTGGCTTCCTGAtaaatcacacatttagatgcaagtacatttaaaatctgAAGTGAAGATTCTGCGAAATCTGTAATATTAGTTCTGAGAAAATACATATGGGCAACTTCTACAGTGTGTACAAAAGTATTCTTTAGAAAGGCCTCTTTAAAGCTATATCAGTCTACAAAACATCTGTGATCATGTACAACAGACAAATTCCATTCTCTTCTTCCATGCAAATATATCtcaaaatatctttatattGGATTTTAATACAGCTACGTACAGTTTATAGTGCAACACACAGTGACTGGATTATTTTCCAAGAGGCTTCTCTAACATCACCTCTATTTGCTAGGCCCTTACTCTCTGCAAACACTGGTCAAGCGCCTGCTCCACCAGAGCTGAGTACCTACTTGTTGAAGAGATTCAGACCGATGCGGTAGTGTCTCTTGCGAATAACATCATTACTGAAGATGGGCGAGTCCCAGCTGTTgcgagtctctttgtggtaagTCTGTTTGCTGAGCGTCTGCTCTCGTAGGCTGTCTCGCGACGAGGACTCGGAGCTGCAGTTGATGGTGTCATTAGAGTTAGATGTGCTATTGATGCTGTCGTTGTCTCCGTCGGAGAAGTCAGATTCGGACTTGCTCTGTCTGTTGGCTGAGCCGTTGATGGCTAAGTGGCCTTCCATCTGGCGGTGGCGGTGGCGGAGAGGTGCGTCATCTTCACGGGAGGAAGCTCGTGGTGGGGGTCCATGGGTAATGTGTTTAGGGCTCGCCTGGGATGACGTTACAATGTGGCCGTGCGGTTCATACACAGGCGGCCGTTTGACAGAGCCACGGTCGGACCGGTCACTGAGCTCTGCGGAGCTGTCACTGGGAGGTTCAATGGTCAACAAAGGAAGATGGTCCATTCTAAGACGCTGCTCTTGGCACTCTAGGGAAGGAGTGCTGCGGCAGCTCGTGTCCGTGTCACGACCCTCATCTTTGGGGTCAATAGGCCAGTAGTCCTGGGAGGAGTTGACTGACCGCAACCGCACGTCAGATTCTGTGCTGGAAGGCTGGTCCCCTGACCTCGACCGAGCAATTGatggggacatgtcctcctcaTCGATAAATAGAGTCACATCGCTGTAGGATGCCAACGTTTCATCATGCATTCGTCCAGCTGGCCTGCGGTGGGGCTTCACCTGATAGGGAACTTCCCTCTCCATGTTAGTGCGGCCCATGGCCTCTTGGTCAGGACCCTCATCCCCCTGAAGGCTGCGACAGTTCAGTGCATCATCTATCGACTCAGCCAGAGATTTGACCTGTCTGGAAAAGGCGTCCTCCAGCTCCGTGATGGCATCCGTCAGGTCACCCTGCGGGGCCGGGTGAGAAGCCATGTTGGCCTGCTGGTGTACGTCTATATCTCCACATTCAGACTGCACCATGGACAGCGGGGTGCCATCCTCCGTCATGGACACCTGCCTCCCTTCAAAGTAAGAGCTGTGCACTTTCTCAGGGCCCTCAAATGACAGCTGCATCCTCATGTTGGAGAGAACAATGCGCCTGGACATGCGGTTCTCAGACATAGAGCTCCTGAGACGTTCAAAGTTCTTGTTCATCTGATACTGGCGGAAGGCTGTCTGGATGGTGCGGGCTGCATGCCGAGTTATGAATCGTCCTCCATATTTACGCTCCAGCATCTCCACCTAGAGAAAGGTAGGCAATAAACTTAGTTTTCTTAGCTGTACATGGTTATAAAGTCATGCTCCTGGAGGTCACTGATAATGTGATTCTTCCAGTTGTCACTGCCTCTGTGACAATCTACCAATAGCTTTTTTTACACCAAGAGAAATTGCTCATTACACTTTCAATCTCACTTGTGAAGAAACTTTGACCAACTCTCAAGCAAAATTATTCAGCTAAGCAACTTGGGAATACCTGTTTGTCCTGGAGGTCAGCGGAGAGCTCATAGCTCTCAGAGAGTGAGCGGGACCGCTTGATGGCCTCCTCCTCAGCCTGCTTACGGAGGATGGACTGCGAGTGCTGGAGCTTGGCTCGACGGGGTCTTTGAGGACCAGGCTGGACGCCGTGGCTGTAAAGCGGGCTGTCAAATCTGTCAGGGCTTATGGCTGAGCCGTGAGTCACCGGGCCCTGGCCATAGCTGGCTCCACCATCCAGGGAAGAGCCACTCTCATTGGGCCGTCCATCCCCTTCCACACTGCAATAAGAGAGCAAAGGCATGGTTAGAGATTTCATCCTCTTGCTACAAAAGACAATGAGAATTCATCTTTTGAGTCAGAATTTGATAGAAGTATTATCAGGTTAGTCGCAGCTGTCTTCCTGATCCATCTTATTAAATGACGTATAACTTCAGGGCTTTATGGCTTaagctttaataaaagaaagttttaaaatgagtaCTCCAGTCTCTGTTATagaatatacaaacacatatggCATTACAGAAGTGAACTGAAGAGTGTGTGCAAATGAGTGCTGATTCTACAACTTTATGATATACAGTGAAACCCACATTTAACCCTAACCTGCCTAATGCTGGTTGCATATCGGGTATAATTGCTTTTGAGAGCCTGCCATAGATTTGGCTGTGCTACAATCACAAAATTCAAATGCCACGTAAACACTCTCCAAATACTAAACGCATTCAGTTATCCATTGTCCTTGTGGGATTACCTGCCAACACAAAtaatatgaaaaaaacaacaaggagGATACTCACTCACTCTTACATTCTGCTGAATTACAAGAGGGCGGCCTATTGCGAAAAGACCGTCTATTTTCTATAAATTGCCAACTCTTCCTCCATATCTTGTCCACCATTCTTTCAGTCAAGTGAAGTCCAGAGTACGCAGGCTCCTCCAGGAAACTAAAGTTTATGCCACCTTAAGAGCCAATCAGTGACCAACAAGAGTTACATCATGTTTGCCGGAGCGACGACACACTGTTCCAATACGTGTTACAAAGTCCAGTTTACAGTAGAATGACAGAGCAAATACAACTTTAGCAGTCCCTTAGACAAAGTGGGTGTATGTGGAGCCCATCTGCTCAGTAACTAACATTACAGTAACTTacatttcttctcctctgttGTACAGTACATTCAGTGTTTGCTGGCAGCCTAATGTGTTTGAACTGTGACTGGACACACCCATACTGTGTACACAATCCACTTCCTTCATTAGACAGCCTGAAATCAACATTCAGCAACAGCAGCTTGCCAACCGACATCAAccaaaaagggaaaatgtggaACTGAATATGGTCAAAAGTTCAAATAGCAGATGTATTTGTAAATACTTTTTGTGACTACATTACTAAAGCTTTACTTTAAACTAGAAACAGATTTTCTGATTTGTAACCCTACTCAGCACAGCACGCCAACAAAATGTTTGCAAAAGAAGGTCATGATCATGGTTCACAATAGCCTATGATTActtaaagcaaataaataaattctggCTCAGGCATGTTGTCTCAGTCGGCaacaatgtatatttataatctAATAAATTTGAATCTAATTCACAACCGACAACGTCCCTTTCTGCCAGCTCATCCTTGTCTAACAGAGAAAGTGTAATATAAGGTAAATATAAATCCAAAGCGTACTTTAAGTGATTACAACTCCTACAATTGAGCCACTAAAACCCCTTTTCCAAAGAAGGcacttctgcttttctctctttttttagtgtgaaacattaaaacacaaactacCACCAATTATTTTTAAGTCAGAATTCAGAAAATATTTAGTCCGATTCAGTCTAAACAGCTAATATTGTGTCTGGATGCAACTGGAAATATTATCATGACCTTAAGTAGGACAAGAGTTCACTTCCACCTAATGGTGCAGCAGAGTGAATTCTGTGAATTAAGTGGCCTCCTTCCCTTCTGATCCATTTAGGGTCAGCCAAGGCCACAGTTACACAGTAAAACTTCACAGTAAGTAAATGCTAACTGACTCCCTTGTGTCAATAGGTGCACACAATGAAGTGTGGGCCAGAACACATCAACAGGGCCAAACAGAGATCGCCTTTATATTGATGGCCCAACATAAAACCTTGCACtgcacagagaaaataaacagactTTATTGCATAATCGCCAATGGGACGAATCTCCCCAACCATCTGTCGTGGCAAACTGTGACGCTGCAATCCCTGGAGTTAAAAGTCACACCTTGCGAGCTGTCACAGCACCAGAGTACAGCTGGTGATCATTTCTGGTTTCATTAGAAGTTTGATTACTGACCTGGATAAAGTGATGATGAAAGGAAGCTTTTGGGTACAGCAGAACATTCATATTAATATGAAGGAAGCCTGTATGACTTAAGAGGATTGGACAAGTAACAAATGATTGTATTTCAGCTTAAAGGAGAAAATCTATGGAACCAAGAGAGTTATTGAAAATGTGTAGCACACtttgcaaatataaaacaaattttTCACGTAGCGCCACCGTCAGGTCAATTTGtacaatatttagttttatggtaactgcaaaactaatgacattcacatcagctgtactttggttttagtgctaattagcaaatattagcatgctaacatactaaaataagatgtaaacattatactggcttaacatcagcatgttagcatcgtcattgtgagtatgttagctgttagccgttagctccAAGCACTGCTGTGTCCTCAGTgaactgctagcatggctgtaggcTCTTAGCTTCATTATGCtatgttttgttgtattgttttctgCTGTACTCTTTTGTTGGGGGTAATTGCCTTTCTATTGTTTTGCCTAATTGTGTAATTATTTACGAACACAAGTTTCTATTTATGTAATATGACAATGCAACTGTGAGtcataaaaagacaataaactATAATCTGCTTTTTAAGAGCTACTACAGTGCTCATCTGGGGTttgctctctcactctgtcaccTCTAAAAACATTCAAGGCACAAAGTCAAAACTATAGCTTTAGTTCTGGCTttgccttttttccccccccccaaagggAGCTGGAGCGGGAGCCAGCATCTTTCCATTTTGTTCTTTCTGCCCCACTTTCTACCGTCCAAGCATCCCGACTGTGTGTGATTGTTCTACTGAGGTCATTGAATACTCCGCAGAGTGAGGTCAGCTGCTCGTGATGGCGGgaaaaagggaagagagagcagCATTTTAAGAGCTCATGTTTAAAACTATAATGGATGTtgaagggaaaaaaagggactgaacaaaagcagagcaGGAAGTGGCATGACGTTTTtccagaggagagacagaagtgACTCCACATGGTTCCGACATATTGTGGTTTATATTAACATGTTGTATCCATAATGTATGAGGATTGTATAATTAGTGTTGAGAGGTTGAAGGATGAAGTGATGATGTTTCTGCCAGGACTACTTCCTGATAGTGACTGTAACCTCATTGAAATATGATCTCACGACATAAGAAACAACTGCTCAACAGTGTCTGTCGCTCAGTCTGGCTCTTTATCCACCAGGAGCCCCCGTTACTTCTGATGTAGGCATGGAtaagcatgtcagctcagctggCAGTGATTTTCAGCCATGGGATACAGGGATTTTGTGGGTGGtttgaggaggggggggggggtcgaccatctctctcctcctttcctctcaaCACTTCCTGAACAAACAGGCTTAGGCCCCTGCCCAGGCCTCAGCCCGTTCCATCAGTCGGACCTGAGGGAGAAACATTCCTCCATCCCGGAAAAGAGGAGTCACATCTACAGGAGTTCTGGGAATAGAAGAAGGCTAATGAAGTGCAGGCTGGAGCTACAGCGGAAGAGAGAGCGGCAGTGTGGAACTAACATAACTCCTAAACCAAGTCgcagaggagacggagaagtCTACAAACCGCTTTGTGCCTGCATGCTTTTCCAATCAACTTCTAACTTGTGTTGTGAGATGCTCTCTGCGGTATAAGAAAGCATAGTTGAATTGTGAACTTAAAAGCCATTGAAATGAGCAATATCCTAGATATAACAGTAATCTGAGTACCcagattattatataattatatatatattggccACATATACCAATAACAGGGTTTCTTAAAGAGTGTCGCTAAAGAAAGACCTACAATAGGTTAAATGACCTCATTTCGGCCTATATTAGAAAGTAATGTTGCTGGATgaacacattatatcttgtgttggcaatattacatttcaataCCAACATAGTTGCTAAGGAAGTCTAATCTTaccattttcttatttttgtttgcGATGCACAGACTGCAGATGATGATGGAAATCTGATTCCTTCACAATGCCAATGCTGTGTTTATCCGTGTGTGTAAAGGTACGGTGAAGTAACCCTTTCAAATCAAATTAGACACTCTTCCACAACCTGTGCCACGGACACAACAAAAGCAGatgttttcctccctctctcatcgTAGCAACTCAGAGAGCTCATAAATACAGATGCACGCAGCAGACCTCACAACACAGATGTGAGGAAATGGATTTTGCAGGTAAAAAGGTTAGGAGACCACACAGTAACACGTTGATGAAGTCCAGCATTAAAGTATAAACCTGCCAGTAAACACTCAGGTATGTCAGTCATTTCAGCACCAATAACCATACTAATGGATGATTTTGTAACGGCTATAACTAGACAACGAGGAGCAGGTTGGGGATTTATAGTACAACACAGCTGCAAACTTGAGAGCTGCACTGGCCAGCAGACTGACAGTTTCACTCTTGAGAGTTTGCAGCAGACGGTATACAGTGGACTGGAGCCTCGTAAGACGCGTGGCTGATAACTACTGTAACTTCGGTTTGAGAGCTTTAGGTCCTTGGCTCTACGAATTAACTGTCACCTGGCGTCTAACCCGACCAGAAAGCAACAGTCTTGACTGTACTGGAATGCATCAGGTACAGTTGACTACAGAATGGCTTCAATCTGCATGTAAAACGTGTAACCTTTCCTCCGACTATTACACTTCAAATAGCAAATTAATGTCGCAGCACAAAGGTATTATTAAGCTGTTTTAGTTCTCCTTGAGAACTCTAATCACAGCGTATTGAGAATAATTAGCAGTCATAACATAAACACTAGATTTACACGACATGAAGCCTGCTGATTATTGATTGGTGTGATGTTTCAAGATGACTTggaataaaagctttatttgcACAGCACAGATGCAGCAAATTAAAACAACATACTCCGCTGCACGTGTGATTTAGTGTTTTGCCATCCACGTCCTCGATGGTTAAAGCAATCAGAAATCATTATTACCCCCGCGTTAACTGCCGGGCCTCATTCTGTCTGAATCAAGgcgtccctcctcctccctcctgtcaAGACTCATACGacgacagcaacaacaacaacaacagtgcgACTCTCATTATCTTGCCgtaatgaataattaaactATCACTACACTCAGCACCTGCCCTTGAAGAACCAGCTATGAAAAAGCACATAGACACAGCCAGTAAGCGGGAGGGCCACGACACACCACAGGAATGTCCTTCAGTCGAGCAGGGGGggtccggggggggggggggggtttgatcCAACTCACAGATGGATTCTGTACAGTAAGACTAAACACACCACAACAGCACACTCATACGGTGACATGATCTGTTTTCCACTGTGAGGGAGTCAAAATTGAAATGGCAGACCCCTCTTTAAAATTCATGATCTTCGTGACTTAGCTGGAAGCGTCACGTTACTCCTGTCATCTTCTCATCG
This window of the Cottoperca gobio chromosome 7, fCotGob3.1, whole genome shotgun sequence genome carries:
- the iqsec1a gene encoding IQ motif and Sec7 domain ArfGEF 1a isoform X5, with the translated sequence MWKFKAFCLDYWHVLCLHPHNNFYKSVEGDGRPNESGSSLDGGASYGQGPVTHGSAISPDRFDSPLYSHGVQPGPQRPRRAKLQHSQSILRKQAEEEAIKRSRSLSESYELSADLQDKQVEMLERKYGGRFITRHAARTIQTAFRQYQMNKNFERLRSSMSENRMSRRIVLSNMRMQLSFEGPEKVHSSYFEGRQVSMTEDGTPLSMVQSECGDIDVHQQANMASHPAPQGDLTDAITELEDAFSRQVKSLAESIDDALNCRSLQGDEGPDQEAMGRTNMEREVPYQVKPHRRPAGRMHDETLASYSDVTLFIDEEDMSPSIARSRSGDQPSSTESDVRLRSVNSSQDYWPIDPKDEGRDTDTSCRSTPSLECQEQRLRMDHLPLLTIEPPSDSSAELSDRSDRGSVKRPPVYEPHGHIVTSSQASPKHITHGPPPRASSREDDAPLRHRHRQMEGHLAINGSANRQSKSESDFSDGDNDSINSTSNSNDTINCSSESSSRDSLREQTLSKQTYHKETRNSWDSPIFSNDVIRKRHYRIGLNLFNKKPEKGVQYLTERGFIPDTPVGVAHFLLQRKGLSRQMIGEFLGNRQKQFNRDVLDCVVDEMDFQSMELDEALRKFQNHIRVQGEAQKVERLIEAFSQRYCICNPTVVRQFRNPDTIFILAFAIILLNTDMYSPNVKPERKMKMEDFIKNLRGVDDGEDIPRETLVGIYERIRKRELKTNEDHVSQVQKVEKLIVGKKPIGSLHHGLGCVLSLPHRRLVCYCRLFEVPDPNKLQKLGLHQREIFLFNDLLVVTKIFQKKKNSVTYSFRQSFSLYGMQVMLFENQYYPNGIRLTSAIPGADIKVLINFNAPNPQDRKKFTDDLRESIAEVQEMEKYRIESELEKQKGVVRPSMSQSSGLKKEAGNGNMNRASLDDTYAMGEGLKRSALSSSLRDLSDAGKRGRRSSAGSLDSNMEGSIISSPHTRRRATTPHEGAPRGHPTIPNSASTSILGSLFGSKRGKPSSQSHSPNPAPGQPTLISHKPHPTNLHHTAQVAHTVQLHGHHSQYCQVPQNPPPYHHHHHYHPPPHTQYHQHPGYASHANQHPQSQHSHYSQHSHHASHTQHAPLHHSQQAGSAPGGPKPKHSGISTVV
- the iqsec1a gene encoding IQ motif and Sec7 domain ArfGEF 1a isoform X6 — translated: MSDASGDVTAKWNAMWKYCITSRTISVEGDGRPNESGSSLDGGASYGQGPVTHGSAISPDRFDSPLYSHGVQPGPQRPRRAKLQHSQSILRKQAEEEAIKRSRSLSESYELSADLQDKQVEMLERKYGGRFITRHAARTIQTAFRQYQMNKNFERLRSSMSENRMSRRIVLSNMRMQLSFEGPEKVHSSYFEGRQVSMTEDGTPLSMVQSECGDIDVHQQANMASHPAPQGDLTDAITELEDAFSRQVKSLAESIDDALNCRSLQGDEGPDQEAMGRTNMEREVPYQVKPHRRPAGRMHDETLASYSDVTLFIDEEDMSPSIARSRSGDQPSSTESDVRLRSVNSSQDYWPIDPKDEGRDTDTSCRSTPSLECQEQRLRMDHLPLLTIEPPSDSSAELSDRSDRGSVKRPPVYEPHGHIVTSSQASPKHITHGPPPRASSREDDAPLRHRHRQMEGHLAINGSANRQSKSESDFSDGDNDSINSTSNSNDTINCSSESSSRDSLREQTLSKQTYHKETRNSWDSPIFSNDVIRKRHYRIGLNLFNKKPEKGVQYLTERGFIPDTPVGVAHFLLQRKGLSRQMIGEFLGNRQKQFNRDVLDCVVDEMDFQSMELDEALRKFQNHIRVQGEAQKVERLIEAFSQRYCICNPTVVRQFRNPDTIFILAFAIILLNTDMYSPNVKPERKMKMEDFIKNLRGVDDGEDIPRETLVGIYERIRKRELKTNEDHVSQVQKVEKLIVGKKPIGSLHHGLGCVLSLPHRRLVCYCRLFEVPDPNKLQKLGLHQREIFLFNDLLVVTKIFQKKKNSVTYSFRQSFSLYGMQVMLFENQYYPNGIRLTSAIPGADIKVLINFNAPNPQDRKKFTDDLRESIAEVQEMEKYRIESELEKQKGVVRPSMSQSSGLKKEAGNGNMNRASLDDTYAMGEGLKRSALSSSLRDLSDAGKRGRRSSAGSLDSNMEGSIISSPHTRRRATTPHEGAPRGHPTIPNSASTSILGSLFGSKRGKPSSQSHSPNPAPGQPTLISHKPHPTNLHHTAQVAHTVQLHGHHSQYCQVPQNPPPYHHHHHYHPPPHTQYHQHPGYASHANQHPQSQHSHYSQHSHHASHTQHAPLHHSQQAGSAPGGPKPKHSGISTVV
- the iqsec1a gene encoding IQ motif and Sec7 domain ArfGEF 1a isoform X7 encodes the protein MWCLQCNSEKTQSLLELELNGCVEGDGRPNESGSSLDGGASYGQGPVTHGSAISPDRFDSPLYSHGVQPGPQRPRRAKLQHSQSILRKQAEEEAIKRSRSLSESYELSADLQDKQVEMLERKYGGRFITRHAARTIQTAFRQYQMNKNFERLRSSMSENRMSRRIVLSNMRMQLSFEGPEKVHSSYFEGRQVSMTEDGTPLSMVQSECGDIDVHQQANMASHPAPQGDLTDAITELEDAFSRQVKSLAESIDDALNCRSLQGDEGPDQEAMGRTNMEREVPYQVKPHRRPAGRMHDETLASYSDVTLFIDEEDMSPSIARSRSGDQPSSTESDVRLRSVNSSQDYWPIDPKDEGRDTDTSCRSTPSLECQEQRLRMDHLPLLTIEPPSDSSAELSDRSDRGSVKRPPVYEPHGHIVTSSQASPKHITHGPPPRASSREDDAPLRHRHRQMEGHLAINGSANRQSKSESDFSDGDNDSINSTSNSNDTINCSSESSSRDSLREQTLSKQTYHKETRNSWDSPIFSNDVIRKRHYRIGLNLFNKKPEKGVQYLTERGFIPDTPVGVAHFLLQRKGLSRQMIGEFLGNRQKQFNRDVLDCVVDEMDFQSMELDEALRKFQNHIRVQGEAQKVERLIEAFSQRYCICNPTVVRQFRNPDTIFILAFAIILLNTDMYSPNVKPERKMKMEDFIKNLRGVDDGEDIPRETLVGIYERIRKRELKTNEDHVSQVQKVEKLIVGKKPIGSLHHGLGCVLSLPHRRLVCYCRLFEVPDPNKLQKLGLHQREIFLFNDLLVVTKIFQKKKNSVTYSFRQSFSLYGMQVMLFENQYYPNGIRLTSAIPGADIKVLINFNAPNPQDRKKFTDDLRESIAEVQEMEKYRIESELEKQKGVVRPSMSQSSGLKKEAGNGNMNRASLDDTYAMGEGLKRSALSSSLRDLSDAGKRGRRSSAGSLDSNMEGSIISSPHTRRRATTPHEGAPRGHPTIPNSASTSILGSLFGSKRGKPSSQSHSPNPAPGQPTLISHKPHPTNLHHTAQVAHTVQLHGHHSQYCQVPQNPPPYHHHHHYHPPPHTQYHQHPGYASHANQHPQSQHSHYSQHSHHASHTQHAPLHHSQQAGSAPGGPKPKHSGISTVV